The Streptomyces avermitilis MA-4680 = NBRC 14893 genome contains a region encoding:
- a CDS encoding Lrp/AsnC family transcriptional regulator yields MAPEQMAEGAEPGVPLPPARPLDAIDQDILQMLQADGRASIRSVAERAHVSRANAYARINRLIDDGVIRGFGARVDHERAGQGTSAYITLKIVQNSWRTVREQLRLLPGASHIALVGGDFDVLLLVHTPDNKALRELVLTRLQAIPEVLSTRTLLVFEEEDLEPEG; encoded by the coding sequence ATGGCACCTGAACAAATGGCCGAGGGAGCGGAGCCCGGGGTACCCCTGCCGCCCGCCCGCCCGCTGGACGCCATCGATCAGGACATCCTCCAGATGCTCCAGGCGGACGGCCGCGCCTCGATACGGTCCGTGGCCGAGCGCGCCCACGTGTCGCGTGCCAATGCCTACGCGCGAATCAACCGGCTCATCGACGACGGCGTGATCCGCGGTTTCGGAGCCCGCGTCGACCACGAACGCGCGGGCCAGGGCACCTCCGCGTACATCACCCTCAAGATCGTGCAGAACTCCTGGCGCACGGTCCGCGAGCAGCTGAGGCTGCTCCCCGGCGCCTCCCACATCGCCCTCGTGGGGGGCGATTTCGATGTCCTGCTCCTCGTGCACACGCCGGACAACAAGGCGCTGCGCGAGCTGGTCCTGACCCGGTTGCAGGCCATCCCGGAGGTGCTCAGCACGCGCACGCTGCTGGTGTTCGAGGAGGAGGACCTGGAGCCGGAGGGGTGA